In the genome of Candoia aspera isolate rCanAsp1 chromosome 1, rCanAsp1.hap2, whole genome shotgun sequence, one region contains:
- the PTGER2 gene encoding prostaglandin E2 receptor EP2 subtype, giving the protein MMDEGGRGSTRPTPLFCSKGQKAPLSPTSGDGPAISAVMFTAGVLGNLTALVLLLRARRRRLARREPLVPFRVLLMALVLTDLLGTCLLSPVVLVAYGREHTLKELAADGRVCNYFAFLMSFFSLATMGCLGAMALERSLAIGAPYLYERLLSGRPAALLLGALPAFYALAAAFCALPLLGFGCYAEYWPGTWCFIQMRSEGRADAFALLYASVLLLLILAVLLGNLVVMVSLCRMYLRRAHPPQCLLYLRRAHARRPASAVCRCPAWSAQQQPCRQTESPETRAQGARRPLSMSEELDHLVLLFLMTVIFAVCSVPFTIHAFMNSFTEVSSDKWDLRVMRFLSVNSIVNPWAFVILRPPILRLVRSILCCQISLKSQAKHRQSLSLAKPVPVQQMDNCGQ; this is encoded by the exons ATGATGGACGAGGGGGGCCGAGGAAGCACGCGGCCGACCCCGCTCTTCTGCAGCAAGGGCCAGAAGGCGCCGCTTTCGCCGACCTCGGGCGATGGCCCGGCCATCTCGGCCGTCATGTTCACGGCCGGCGTGCTCGGCAACCTGACGGCGCTGGTGCTGCTACTGCGGGCGCGGCGCCGTAGGCTGGCGCGGCGGGAGCCCCTGGTGCCTTTCCGCGTGCTGCTGATGGCGCTGGTGCTGACGGACCTGCTGGGCACTTGCCTGCTCAGCCCAGTGGTCCTGGTGGCCTACGGGCGAGAGCACACGCTGAAGGAGCTGGCCGCGGACGGGCGCGTCTGCAACTACTTCGCCTTCCTCATGAGCTTCTTCAGCCTGGCCACCATGGGCTGCCTGGGCGCCATGGCGCTGGAGCGCAGCCTGGCCATTGGCGCGCCTTACCTCTACGAGCGGCTGCTGAGCGGGCGGCCCGCGGCGCTGCTGCTGGGAGCCCTGCCCGCCTTCTACGCCCTGGCCGCCGCCTTCTGCGCCCTGCCGCTGCTGGGCTTCGGCTGCTACGCGGAGTACTGGCCGGGCACGTGGTGCTTTATCCAGATGCGCTCGGAGGGCAGAGCCGACGCCTTCGCGCTGCTCTACGCTTCGGTCCTGTTGCTGCTCATCCTGGCCGTCCTGCTGGGCAACCTGGTCGTCATGGTCAGCCTCTGCCGCATGTACCTGAGGCGCGCGCACCCCCCCCAGTGCCTCTTGTACCTGAGGCGCGCGCACGCACGCCGGCCTGCCTCCGCCGTCTGCCGCTGCCCCGCGTGGAGCGCTCAGCAGCAGCCGTGCCGCCAGACGGAGTCTCCCGAGACGCGAGCGCAGGGCGCTCGGAGGCCGCTCTCCATGTCCGAGGAGCTGGACCACCTCGTCTTGCTCTTCCTCATGACCGTCATCTTCGCCGTGTGCTCCGTGCCGTTTACG ATCCATGCCTTTATGAACAGTTTTACTGAAGTCAGCTCAGACAAGTGGGATCTTCGAGTGATGCGGTTTCTGTCTGTTAATTCCATCGTGAACCCCTGGGCATTTGTCATCCTGAGGCCTCCCATCCTCCGGCTGGTGCGATCCATACTCTGCTGTCAGATATCCTTAAAATCACAAGCGAAGCATAGGCAGAGTTTGTCTCTTGCCAAACCAGTGCCTGTGCAGCAGATGGATAATTGCGGACAGTAG